One window from the genome of Epinephelus moara isolate mb chromosome 5, YSFRI_EMoa_1.0, whole genome shotgun sequence encodes:
- the si:ch211-69b7.6 gene encoding neuroblast differentiation-associated protein AHNAK isoform X1, translated as MPSHRRGRSLSDALTLERSEEGGLYVSSINQNAAANRGLREGDELLGATIDFDQLSKDEVYKVLRLMEPFDGKMKVLTRNNKSKSLGNLDQCDKTPETMLNDAYSKLYNAKIKKFMKDDLPGAWEGSVNEVTAKPTVPGSSKVNLKHDMRGLPRLGVDFGFIKPKTLTTDIDADSQSDDAEEQMKYDSNLNLPPLGLGLNGTALSGAQAPRLKVNARSPQFNAPDFHLSGTLPEGPNVNTTAGLQLPNTDSPSVDLTMPNLGLESNGTFRAPEMGMDLTGSDVSTPDIGINLNGGNISGPSFDTDVPKVAIEGTNKEFKMPKFKVPDMGLSGPSFSGPEGEVKIPDVGMPDVPSGKLGLKYSKRLKNPDLNVDYPSSYVESPKLQLSGTSPDLDLEMPDVDVSQLDINGPDINMPSGKVKVPFKKPKIDLRYPDLDVDAPSGKLTKPKFDVKTPDLSLKSPKIKGGIHAPDINLPKADLKGPKLGIGTPSVDTKLPSGKYKAPRFKMPKFDLPDIEVPDFNGDFKGPDVRLAAPDLRAGIADPNIDIKVPSADLDVSAPKFKGGIGLKDPKLDLNTPDMDINMPSGKLGIGADAPSGKLKLPKFKLFGTLSKKKDLDVNAGLKTPELALKSPKIKGMDVDLSKPGFDMDAPSLDLTLPKGPNLDMNTDLKSPDLNLKAPKIKGGIDAPDLDLPNMDLKAPKLDVNTPNINMGSPKAKLKMPKIKMPKFSGPSLKGPEIDGNFDGPDMDINAPNFNLKGPKADLEMPDLDISGPSGKFKKPNFNLPDFGLSGPKLDGPNLGLKSPDLNLSGPNLSGGLNAPDINMPKVDLKSPKLDLNAPKLNLDMLSGKLKMPELNAPDWDVNAPSGKLKMPKLNLSGTLPKGPNLDINTDFKSPDLNLKAPKIKGGIDAPDLDLPNMDLKAPKLDVNTPDINIGSPKTNFKMPKMKMPKFSGPSLKGPEIDGNFDGPDMDINAPNFNLKGPKADLEMPDLDISGPSGKFKKPNINLPDFGLSGPKLDGPNLGLKSPDLNLSGPNLSGGLNAPDINMPKVDLKSPKLDLNAPKLNLDMPSGKLKMPELNAPDWDVNAPSGKLKMPKLNLSGTLPKGPNLDINTDFRSPDLNLKAPKIKGGIDAPDFDLPNMDLKAPKLDVNTPDLNIGSPKTKFKMPKLKMPKFNFPGLKTPEFDGNLDGPDVDVNVPNVNLKGPKADLEMPDLDISGPSGKFKKPNFNLPDFGLSGPKLDGPDLGLKSPDLDLSGPNLSGGLNAPDINMPKVHLKSPKLDLNAPELNLDMPSGKLKMPELNAPDWDVNAPSGKLKMPKLNLSGTLPKGPNLDINTDFKSPDLNLKAPKIKGGIDAPDLDLPNMDLKAPKLDVNTPDINIGSPKTKFKMPKLKMPKFNFPGLKTPEFDGNLDGPDVDVNAPNFNLKGPKADLEMPDLGISGPSGKFKKPNFNLPDFGLSGPKLDGPNLGLKSPDLDLSGPNLSGGLNAPDINMPKVDLKSPKLDLNAPKLNLDMPSGKLKMPELNAPDWDVNAPSGKLKMPKLNLSGTLPKGPNLDINTDFKSPDLNLKAPKIKSGIEAPDLDLPNMDLKAPKLDVNTPDINIGSPKTKFKMPKLKMPKFNFPGLKTPEIDGNLDGPDVDINAPNVNLKGPKTDFEIPDVDFGSPTGKFKFPDVGFSSPKLDAPNFDFKSPDLNAKLPKGPNLNINSDLKAPDFNLKAPKLKGGIDAPKFGLPNMDLKAPKLDMNTPDVSLGLPDAKFKKPEIKMPKGPNIDINGDLQGPDLNIPNLDVSGPEGKFKMPSLNTPDLNLSGPKAKIPDMNLSGPKLKGPDISMPDIDLPNASFKGPKLDLNAKRPDLGIDGNIGQPDMRFTAPNVKGGIRGPDIGMNIPSGNIQGPDADLDLAERKFKLPSFKMPQFGSPDLNGVGSDIDFGASLKPTNLDISPPNAKVNMKPMQLVGDFTGPNVSVPNMPNAAMRSPQLNVNAPNMPNAAMRGPQLNVRAPNMPKAAMRSPQLNVNAPNMPNAAMRRPQLNVNAPNMPNAAMRGPQLNVNAPNIPNAAMRGPQLNINAPNMPNAAMRGPQLNVNAPNMPNAAMRGPQLNVNAPNMPNASMRGPQLNVNAPNMPNASMRGPQLNVRAPNMLKASMQSPQLNVNAPNMPNAAMRKPQLHLKSPDLNIDDPSLHFRGPSYRNRRSDIPGVNMRMAVLDVDRVDFSHTDLNIDDFTGKEHVLRARGSKPNLQAPPNYGQVISPSGVNIGMRDPRHSRRSPPGDMYSRQHGTMQPVTYARLPHVSQDPRVRVPGGSDGYYITVFDKQAQNQRMPNRKYNTLGGPGFHPQDIDLEVPEKNYQKGGSTFFFSDLM; from the exons ATG CCGTCTCACCGCAGGGGAAGGAGTCTCTCCGACGCCCTGACCCTGGAGCGATCAGAGGAGGGAGGGCTGTACGTTTCCAGCATCAACCAAAATGCCGCAGCCAATCGAGGACTTAGAGAAG gggATGAACTCTTGGGGGCAACAATTGATTTTGATCAACTTTCAAAAGATGAAGTATATAAAGTACTGAGGCTGATGGAGCCATTTGATGGCAAGATGAAAGTCCTCACTAGGAACAACAAGAGCAAGAGCCTCGGAAACTTGGACCAGTGTGACAAGACTCCTGAGACG ATGCTGAATGATGCCTACAGCAAGCTCTACAATGCCAAAATCAAGAAGTTCATGAAAGATGATTTGCCTGGTGCCTGGGAAGGCTCTGTGAACGAGGTTACTGCCAAGCCAACTGTACCAGGCTCATCCAAGGTCAACCTAAAACACGACATGAGGGGGTTGCCTCGCCTCGGAGTTGACTTTGGATTTATAAAACCCAAGACTTTGACCACAGATATTGATGCAGATTCACAATCTGATGATGCCGAAGAACAAATGAAATATGACAGCAATCTGAACCTCCCACCACTGGGACTCGGCTTGAATGGGACTGCTCTCAGTGGAGCTCAGGCGCCAAGACTGAAAGTCAATGCTAGAAGTCCACAGTTTAATGCTCCAGACTTCCATCTGTCTGGAACATTACCAGAGGGTCCAAATGTCAACACCACAGCTGGTCTACAACTGCCAAACACTGACAGTCCATCAGTTGACTTGACAATGCCAAATCTTGGACTGGAAAGCAATGGAACTTTTAGAGCTCCAGAAATGGGTATGGACTTAACAGGTTCAGATGTTAGTACACCTGACATAGGGATAAACCTTAATGGGGGAAATATCAGTGGTCCATCCTTTGACACTGACGTTCCCAAAGTGGCCATTGAAGGAACAAACAAAGAGttcaaaatgccaaaattcaAAGTGCCAGACATGGGCCTCTCTGGACCTTCTTTTAGTGGTCCAGAAGGTGAGGTCAAGATACCAGATGTAGGAATGCCAGATGTTCCCTCAGGTAAACTTGGTCTCAAGTATTCCAAGAGACTGAAAAATCCAGATCTAAATGTGGACTATCCTTCCAGTTATGTAGAATCACCCAAGCTCCAGCTGTCAGGAACATCCCCTGACTTGGACCTAGAAATGCCAGATGTGGATGTATCACAACTTGACATAAATGGGCCGGACATTAACATGCCTTCAGGGAAAGTCAAAGTGCCATTTAAGAAACCAAAGATTGATCTTAGATATCCAGATTTAGATGTGGATGCCCCATCTGGTAAATTGACTAAGCCCAAATTTGACGTTAAAACACCTGACCTTAGTCTCAAATCACCAAAGATAAAAGGTGGAATTCATGCACCTGATATAAATTTACCCAAAGCTGACCTCAAAGGACCAAAGTTAGGCATTGGCACTCCGTCTGTTGACACTAAACTTCCATCTGGAAAATACAAGGCTCCAAGgtttaaaatgcccaaatttgaTTTACCAGACATTGAAGTTCCAGACTTCAATGGAGATTTCAAAGGACCAGATGTGCGGTTGGCAGCACCAGATCTCAGAGCTGGAATTGCAGACCCAAATATTGACATAAAGGTACCCTCAGCTGACTTGGATGTGTCTGCTCCCAAGTTTAAAGGCGGGATTGGCCTCAAAGACCCAAAACTTGACCTTAATACTCCTGATATGGATATTAATATGCCTTCTGGGAAATTAGGCATTGGTGCAGATGCGCCCTCTGGTAAGCTTAAGTTGCCAAAATTTAAGCTTTTTGGCACATTGTCAAAGAAAAAGGATTTGGATGTCAATGCAGGGTTGAAAACACCTGAACTTGCTCTGAAATCCCCAAAGATAAAAGGCATGGATGTAGATTTGTCTAAGCCAGGGTTTGACATGGATGCACCTTCACTTGATCTGACGCTGCCAAAAGGACCAAATTTGGACATGAACACAGACCTGAAATCACCAGATTTAAATCTGAAAGCCCCGAAGATAAAGGGTGGAATTGATGCCCCTGACTTGGACTTGCCAAACATGGACCTTAAAGCTCCAAAGTTAGATGTGAACACTCCAAATATCAACATGGGTTCACCCAAAGCAAAATTAAAGATGCCCAAAATAAAGATGCCTAAATTTAGTGGTCCAAGCCTAAAAGGACCTGAGATTGATGGCAATTTTGATGGCCCAGACATGGATATTAATGCACCCAATTTCAATCTGAAAGGTCCTAAAGCTGATTTAGAAATGCCAGACTTGGATATCAGTGGTCCATCAGGAAAATTCAAAAAGCCAAACTTTAACCTGCCTGATTTTGGGCTTTCTGGTCCAAAGTTAGATGGCCCTAACCTGGGGCTCAAATCACCTGATCTAAATCTATCTGGTCCCAATCTCAGTGGTGGTTTAAATGCACCAGACATAAACATGCCCAAAGTTGATCTTAAAAGCCCCAAACTGGACCTCAATGCCCCGAAGCTCAACTTAGACATGCTGTCAGGTAAACTGAAAATGCCAGAGCTTAATGCTCCAGACTGGGATGTTAATGCTCCCTCAGGCAAATTGAAAATGCCCAAATTAAACCTTTCCGGCACACTGCCAAAGGGACCAAATTTGGACATAAACACTGACTTCAAATCACCAGATTTAAATCTGAAAGCTCCAAAGATAAAGGGTGGAATTGATGCCCCTGACTTGGACTTGCCAAACATGGACCTTAAAGCTCCAAAGTTAGATGTGAACACTCCAGATATCAACATTGGTTCacccaaaacaaatttcaagATGCCCAAAATGAAAATGCCGAAATTTAGTGGTCCAAGCCTAAAAGGACCTGAGATTGATGGCAATTTTGATGGCCCAGACATGGATATTAATGCACCCAATTTCAATCTGAAAGGTCCTAAAGCTGATTTAGAAATGCCAGACTTGGATATCAGTGGTCCATCAGGAAAattcaaaaagccaaacataaATCTTCCAGATTTTGGGCTTTCTGGTCCAAAGTTAGATGGCCCTAACCTGGGGCTCAAATCACCTGATCTAAATCTATCTGGTCCCAATCTCAGTGGTGGTTTAAATGCACCAGACATAAACATGCCCAAGGTTGATCTTAAAAGCCCCAAACTGGACCTCAATGCCCCAAAGCTCAACCTAGATATGCCATCAGGTAAACTGAAAATGCCAGAGCTTAATGCTCCAGACTGGGATGTTAATGCTCCCTCAGGCAAATTGAAAATGCCCAAATTAAACCTTTCTGGCACACTGCCAAAGGGACCAAATTTGGACATAAACACTGACTTCAGATCACCAGATTTAAATCTGAAAGCTCCAAAGATAAAGGGTGGAATTGATGCCCCTGACTTCGACTTGCCAAACATGGACCTTAAAGCTCCAAAGTTAGATGTGAACACTCCAGATCTCAACATTGGTTCACccaaaacaaaattcaaaatgcccAAGcttaaaatgccaaaatttaACTTCCCAGGCCTAAAAACACCTGAATTTGATGGAAACTTGGATGGTCCAGATGTTGATGTAAATGTACCCAATGTCAATCTGAAAGGTCCTAAAGCTGATTTAGAAATGCCAGACTTGGATATCAGTGGTCCATCGGGAAAATTCAAAAAGCCAAACTTTAACCTGCCTGATTTTGGGCTTTCTGGTCCAAAGTTAGATGGCCCCGACCTGGGCCTCAAATCACCTGATCTAGATCTATCTGGTCCCAATCTCAGTGGTGGTTTAAATGCACCAGACATAAACATGCCCAAGGTTCATCTTAAAAGTCCCAAACTGGACCTCAATGCCCCAGAGCTCAACTTAGACATGCCATCAGGTAAACTGAAAATGCCAGAGCTTAATGCTCCAGACTGGGATGTTAATGCTCCCTCAGGCAAATTGAAAATGCCCAAGTTAAACCTTTCCGGCACACTGCCAAAGGGACCAAATTTGGACATAAACACTGACTTCAAATCACCAGATTTAAATCTGAAAGCCCCAAAGATAAAGGGTGGAATTGATGCCCCTGACTTGGACTTGCCAAACATGGACCTTAAAGCTCCAAAGTTAGATGTGAACACTCCAGATATCAACATTGGTTCACccaaaacaaaattcaaaatgcccAAGcttaaaatgccaaaatttaatttcccaGGCCTAAAAACACCTGAATTTGATGGAAACTTGGATGGTCCAGATGTTGATGTAAATGCACCCAATTTCAATCTGAAAGGTCCTAAAGCTGATTTAGAAATGCCAGACTTGGGTATCAGTGGTCCATCAGGAAAATTCAAAAAGCCAAACTTTAACCTGCCTGATTTTGGGCTTTCTGGTCCAAAGTTAGATGGCCCTAACCTGGGCCTCAAATCACCTGATCTAGATCTATCTGGTCCCAATCTCAGTGGTGGTTTAAATGCACCAGACATAAACATGCCCAAGGTTGATCTTAAAAGCCCCAAACTGGACCTCAATGCCCCAAAGCTCAACTTAGACATGCCATCAGGTAAACTAAAAATGCCAGAGCTTAATGCTCCAGACTGGGATGTTAATGCTCCCTCAGGCAAATTGAAAATGCCCAAATTAAATCTTTCCGGCACGCTGCCAAAGG GACCAAATTTGGACATAAACACTGACTTCAAATCACCAGATTTAAATCTGAAAGCTCCAAAGATAAAGAGTGGAATTGAGGCCCCTGACTTGGACTTGCCAAACATGGACCTTAAAGCTCCAAAGTTAGATGTGAACACTCCAGATATCAACATTGGTTCACccaaaacaaaattcaaaatgcccAAACTGAAAATGCCTAAATTTAACTTCCCAGGCCTAAAAACACCTGAAATTGATGGAAACTTGGATGGTCCAGATGTTGACATCAATGCACCCAACGTCAACCTCAAAGGGCCCAAAACTGACTTTGAAATACCAGATGTTGATTTTGGCAGCCCAACAGGAAAATTTAAATTTCCTGATGTGGGCTTTTCTAGTCCAAAGTTAGATGCCCCAAACTTTGACTTtaagtcaccagatctcaatgcCAAATTACCAAAAGGTCCAAATCTGAACATAAATTCAGACCTAAAAGCTCCAGATTTTAATCTCAAAGCTCCAAAATTGAAAGGTGGAATCGATGCCCCTAAATTTGGATTACCAAACATGGATCTTAAGGCACCCAAATTAGATATGAACACTCCAGATGTTAGCCTTGGTCTCCCTGATGCAAAGTTCAAAAAGCCAGAAATCAAGATGCCAAAAGGCCCCAATATTGACATAAATGGGGACCTACAGGGGCCTGACCTGAATATCCCAAATTTAGATGTCAGTGGTCCCGAAGGTAAATTCAAAATGCCAAGTTTGAATACACCAGACCTCAATCTCTCTGGACCTAAGGCCAAAATTCCAGACATGAATCTTTCAGGACCTAAACTGAAAGGCCCTGATATAAGTATGCCAGACATAGATTTGCCTAATGCCAGTTTCAAAGGTCCTAAGCTAGACCTCAATGCGAAACGTCCTGACCTAGGAATAGATGGTAACATAGGGCAACCTGATATGAGATTTACTGCCCCTAATGTCAAAGGAGGAATAAGAGGTCCAGACATTGGTATGAATATTCCCTCAGGCAACATCCAAGGTCCGGACGCTGATCTTGATTTGGCTGAGAGAAAATTCAAACTCCCTTCTTTCAAGATGCCTCAGTTTGGAAGCCCAGATCTTAACGGGGTAGGGTCTGATATTGACTTTGGTGCATCTCTGAAACCAACAAATCTGGATATTTCTCCTCCAAATGCAAAAGTGAACATGAAACCAATGCAGTTGGTGGGGGATTTCACAGGTCCAAATGTTAGTGTTCCAAACATGCCGAACGCAGCGATGCGAAGTCCACAGCTAAATGTTAATGCTCCAAACATGCCGAACGCAGCGATGCGAGGTCCACAGCTAAATGTTAGGGCTCCAAACATGCCAAAAGCAGCAATGCGAAGTCCACAGCTAAATGTAAATGCTCCAAACATGCCGAATGCAGCGATGCGACGTCCACAGCTAAATGTTAATGCTCCAAACATGCCAAACGCAGCGATGCGAGGTCCACAGCTAAATGTTAATGCTCCAAACATACCGAACGCAGCGATGCGAGGTCCACAGCTAAATATTAATGCTCCAAACATGCCAAACGCAGCGATGCGAGGTCCACAGCTAAATGTTAATGCTCCAAACATGCCGAACGCAGCGATGCGAGGTCCACAGCTAAATGTTAATGCTCCAAACATGCCAAACGCATCGATGCGAGGTCCACAGCTAAATGTTAATGCTCCAAACATGCCGAACGCATCGATGCGAGGTCCACAGCTAAATGTTAGGGCTCCAAACATGCTGAAAGCATCAATGCAAAGTCCACAGCTAAATGTAAATGCTCCAAACATGCCGAACGCAGCGATGCGGAAGCCACAGCTCCATCTCAAATCTCCAGATCTTAACATTGATGATccttcactacatttcagaggacCTTCGTATAGGAATCGCAGATCAGATATCCCAGGGGTTAACATGAGAATGGCTGTCCTGGATGTAGATCGAGTTGATTTCAGCCATACAGATCTCAACATTGATGATTTCACAGGAAAGGAGCATGTACTTAGAGCTAGAGGTTCCAAACCTAACCTCCAGGCACCACCTAACTATGGACAGGTGATCTCCCCATCAGGTGTTAATATTGGCATGAGGGACCCAAGACACTCTAGAAGAAGTCCTCCTGGTGATATGTATTCAAGGCAGCACGGAACAATGCAGCCGGTAACTTACGCACGTTTGCCACATGTTTCTCAAGATCCCAGAGTAAGAGTCCCTGGAGGTTCGGATGGATACTACATCACTGTTTTTGACAAACAAGCACAAAATCAGAGAATGCCAAACCGCAAATATAACACACTTGGGGGGCCTGGCTTTCATCCACAAGACATAGACCTTGAAGttccagaaaaaaattaccagaAAGGGGGTTCAACTTTCTTTTTCTCCGACCTCATGTAG